The following coding sequences are from one Macadamia integrifolia cultivar HAES 741 unplaced genomic scaffold, SCU_Mint_v3 scaffold1452, whole genome shotgun sequence window:
- the LOC122063769 gene encoding uncharacterized protein LOC122063769 isoform X1: MEAPKMDNLQEFYSYHGVFDPNSVTVRGANEGSSCHGSTLDKADKKRRRAIRREEYAARSRAKREKACTVVEGFQMNNLHQFYMYYGMYDLNIAAVAEKKRLQVIRNREYAAEARAKKQAYIAKLEAELAKLEKEYAILYNAWKEMVAVSEMMKFRNFVAMETSSAPPSKLNKSLNSFVLDL, from the exons ATGGAAGCTCCCAAG ATGGATAACCTTCAGGAGTTTTACTCGTACCATGGAGTGTTCGATCCGAACAGCGTAACTGTACGTGGAGCGAATGAAGGATCAAGCTGTCATGGCTCCACCCTCGATAAAGCGGATAAAAAGCGCCGTAGAGCGATCCGTAGGGAAGAGTATGCTGCTCGCTCTAGGGCGAAGAGGGAG AAAGCTTGTACTGTTGTGGAGGGGTTTCAGATGAACAATCTCCATCAATTCTACATGTATTATGGAATGTACGATCTGAATATTGCTGCAGTAGCCGAGAAAAAACGCCTTCAGGTGATCCGTAACAGGGAGTATGCTGCTgaagcaagggcaaagaaaCAG GCTTATATAGCCAAACTGGAAGCTGAACTAGCCAAGCTTGAAAAGGAGTATGCAATTCTGTACAATGCATGGAAG GAGATGGTGGCCGTATCTGAAATGATGAAATTCCGCAACTTCGTTGCTATGGAGACTTCTTCTGCACCCCCTTCTAAACTTAATAAATCGCTTAATTCCTTTGTGTTGGATCTGTGA
- the LOC122063765 gene encoding uncharacterized protein LOC122063765 produces the protein MSSIPELYTDYSFVSGGLCGISPYTPIQNVAAADVILGEETFPFFGNEAINEMTKQETNSVSPFFGMSYPEQLGFPAIDGGESGLEMVPRVGYPQAIFEVTGKCSGFGSDFPVYATRVEGNSTTTTVEEPNVKVGRYTDEERKKRILKYLKKRNRRNFNKTIKYACRKALADRRVRIRGRFARNNELNETCQEAPAMERNGNFLCEGYYENGNQIKFNGEEWLQEAVASLMYLPVFTDDLGELMADGKLELKCS, from the exons ATGTCTTCCATTCCTGAACTCTACACTGATTATAGTTTTGTCTCTGGTGGGTTATGTGGCATCTCACCTTACACTCCTATCCAAAATGTCGCCGCCGCCGACGTAATTTTGGGGGAAGAAACCtttcccttctttggaaatgaagCTATCAATGAGATGACCAAGCAGGAAACTAACTCTGTGTCGCCATTTTTTGGTATGTCATACCCTGAACAACTGGGTTTTCCGGCCATAGACGGCGGTGAATCTGGTCTAGAAATGGTTCCCAGAGTTGGATACCCACAAGCTATCTTCGAGGTCACCGGAAAATGCAGCGGATTTGGGTCAGATTTTCCAGTCTATGCTACG AGAGTTGAAGGtaattcaacaacaacaacagtagAAGAACCAAATGTGAAAGTTGGTCGTTACACagatgaagaaaggaagaaaagaattcTCAAGTacttgaagaaaagaaatagaaggaacttCAATAAAACCATTAAG TATGCCTGTCGAAAAGCTCTCGCTGATCGGCGGGTTCGAATTCGAGGGAGGTTTGCAAGGAACAATGAATTGAATGAAACATGCCAAGAAGCCCCAGCCATGGAAAGAAACGGCAACTTTCTTTGTGAAGGATACTATGAGAATGGTAATCAG atcaaaTTCAATGGGGAGGAATGGTTGCAAGAAGCTGTTGCCAGTCTCATGTACTTACCTGTTTTCACCGATGATCTGGGGGAGCTAATGGCTGATGGAAAACTGGAGTTAAAATGTTCTTGA
- the LOC122063770 gene encoding photosystem I reaction center subunit III, chloroplastic — protein sequence MSLTIPTSFTKPISKPQSSFSSKPISKSILCSTSHPSSSPSPPLPEESQPLKSFSAALALSSILLSSAAVSPLPASADIAGLTPCKESKQFAKREKQQLKKLESSLKLYAPDSAPALALKATMEKTKRRFDNYGKQGLLCGTDGLPHLIVSGDQRHWGEFITPGILFLYIAGWIGWVGRSYLIAIRGDKKPTQKEIIIDVPLANSLVWRGFIWPVAAYREFVNGDLVVDDADVTVV from the coding sequence ATGTCACTCACCATACCCACTAGCTTCACCAAACCCATCTCCAAACCCCAATCGTCCTTTTCCTCCAAACCCATCTCCAAATCCATCCTCTGCTCAACCTCCCacccatcatcatcaccatcaccaccactacCAGAAGAATCACAACCCCTCAAATCCTTCTCAGCTGCCTTAGCTCTATCTTCCATCCTCCTCTCCTCCGCCGCCGTCTCCCCTCTCCCGGCTTCCGCCGACATCGCTGGACTAACCCCATGCAAGGAATCTAAGCAATTTGCCAAACGTGAGAAGCAACAACTCAAGAAACTTGAATCTTCCTTGAAACTATATGCTCCAGATTCAGCTCCAGCACTAGCACTTAAAGCCACCATGGAGAAGACCAAACGTAGGTTTGACAATTATGGTAAACAAGGCCTCTTGTGTGGAACAGATGGGTTGCCTCACTTGATTGTGAGTGGTGATCAAAGGCACTGGGGTGAGTTCATTACACCAGGGATCTTGTTCCTTTACATTGCTGGATGGATCGGGTGGGTGGGTCGGAGCTACTTGATTGCAATCCGAGGTGACAAGAAACCAACCCAGAAGGAAATTATCATTGATGTGCCATTGGCTAATAGTTTGGTGTGGAGAGGTTTCATCTGGCCTGTGGCTGCTTATAGAGAGTTCGTGAATGGTGACCTAGTTGTTGATGATGCTGATGTCACTGTTGTGTGA
- the LOC122063769 gene encoding uncharacterized protein LOC122063769 isoform X2, with translation MEAPKMDNLQEFYSYHGVFDPNSVTVRGANEGSSCHGSTLDKADKKRRRAIRREEYAARSRAKREMNNLHQFYMYYGMYDLNIAAVAEKKRLQVIRNREYAAEARAKKQAYIAKLEAELAKLEKEYAILYNAWKEMVAVSEMMKFRNFVAMETSSAPPSKLNKSLNSFVLDL, from the exons ATGGAAGCTCCCAAG ATGGATAACCTTCAGGAGTTTTACTCGTACCATGGAGTGTTCGATCCGAACAGCGTAACTGTACGTGGAGCGAATGAAGGATCAAGCTGTCATGGCTCCACCCTCGATAAAGCGGATAAAAAGCGCCGTAGAGCGATCCGTAGGGAAGAGTATGCTGCTCGCTCTAGGGCGAAGAGGGAG ATGAACAATCTCCATCAATTCTACATGTATTATGGAATGTACGATCTGAATATTGCTGCAGTAGCCGAGAAAAAACGCCTTCAGGTGATCCGTAACAGGGAGTATGCTGCTgaagcaagggcaaagaaaCAG GCTTATATAGCCAAACTGGAAGCTGAACTAGCCAAGCTTGAAAAGGAGTATGCAATTCTGTACAATGCATGGAAG GAGATGGTGGCCGTATCTGAAATGATGAAATTCCGCAACTTCGTTGCTATGGAGACTTCTTCTGCACCCCCTTCTAAACTTAATAAATCGCTTAATTCCTTTGTGTTGGATCTGTGA